In the Parashewanella tropica genome, GGCACTGTGATGTACTTGGTGCTGAGCGGGGCTAATAAACCAGTTTTCTACTTTGTCTCCCCAACTGAGCCAGATATGGCTGTGCCTCAAGTTACTACCCATGATGTTAAACGCAAATACAAATATGTTGGCACCGACAATGTCATACATTTTGAGTGATGGTCCAAAGAGGTAATAACACAAACCCACTACAAAGCCTTGAGTCAGCGCCATACGGCACGCATACAAGTAGCTTTCGACAGGATGTGAGCGATAGATGGTAAATGGCGTCAGCACTTTTGCCGAGTGATGTACTTTATGAAACTCCCACAAAAAGGGAATTCGGTGCAGCAAGTAATGCAAATAAAATCGAGTAAAGTCGTCGAAGATAAACAGCAGCAAGGTAAAGACAACCATAATACCGACTTCAGAAGTCATTAGTGGCTCATGCGTACCCAATACCCATTCAAGAGTGTCAGATACGCCAAGCGCCACAGGCACCATGGTCAGTACAATGGCAGGAAACAATGCCGCTTTAAGTAGTTTATTTAATACCAGAAGGGCATAATCATGCTTGGCTGACGTGGCTAAATAGATGTGTTTTGGAAACAGAAAACGTAAAAAACCAAAAATAGATGCCTTTTCTGCTGTTTGCTTTAGTGTGAAAAAGAAAACGGGCAGCGCGAGTAGGATGGCTGAAACAATATAACCCCAATAAATACGCTTATTGGGGTCAAACAAGTACAGTGATAGTTCCTTAAAATTACTGGTTAGAAATTCCATCACTGTACTCCACTCTATTTATCAAAACTGATATTGATAGCCCACAAACCCTTGACGAGGTTTACTTGGTCTTGCACCGTATGGACGGCGACTAACAATCTCTTGCTTACCAAATACATTATCCACTTTCAGGTACACTGAGCCGTTTTCATGTAATTGGTAACTGGCTGAGAAGTCTGCCACAGTTAGTGCTTTCGTTTCAACGCCGGACAGAGTCACTCCTGTACCTGAAGCTTCGTGCATTTTGCCTACATAGCGAGTGATCAAATTGGCTTGCCAGTCATTAGCCACTAATCCTAAATTCAACGTGAGTTGATTCTCGGGTAGGTAAGGCAATGGGTCGCCCTTTTTGATGTTACCCCATTGGTTAAAGGCTGAGTCAAAACCTTGGGTAAATTCACCATGGGTATAGGTATAAGTTACAGATACAGGGAAGTCGATGCTATCGGTCATGGCTAAGGTATATTTACCTTGTAGTTCTAAACCACGAACTTCAGCATTGCTACTATTGAATTGGATATTCGAATCGTTTCCACAGGCAGAAAAGCTGCAGGTTTCAATTAAACGCTTGAAGTCATGATAAAAAGCAACCGCTTCGATTTCGACTTTGCCATTATTAAAGCGGTAGCCTAACTCGTAGTTAAGACTACTTTCGGGTTTAATGTTTGGCTCTTGACGTGGACTGGTAGGCACAAACCCTTCATGAATACCGAATAAAATACCGGACTGTTTAGATAACTCATAAAAGCCACTAAAGCTTGGTAGCCAAATTCGAGTGCTTTTTTTCTGCCAATCGCCTTGTTTATTTGGTGCTTGGTTTTGGTAGAGTGAATCAATAAATTCACCACGCACACCAAAGGTTAATGACAAGTCATTGTATTTTACGGTGTCGACAAAGAAGACCGAAATCGCATCCGTTTTTTCTAAATTGGAGGTTGTCGCTTTTGTTTCGTTACCATCAGAAACCAAATTCCCCGATTTCATTAAAAAGCCATCTTCAGTATGGCGGCGTTTAATTTGATCTTGATGAAAGCGAGCACCAACATTGAAGGTGTGATCTAATCCAAATAACTCGGTATACCAGTAGAGTTCAGATTGAACACCTTGAGAGAAGAAGGTACGAGCATTATCACCCAAAATAATTACTTCGGATGAATCCTGAGTGTCTTTGTCACCTGTAAGGACTTGATATAAACGTTGATTGGTATCATTCCCAGTAGGGTCTGCCAGCACTCTATCTGGCTTTATACCACCACCAAAACCATTGACTTTAAACCATGAACGCTCAAAGTCATTGCGATAAACTCGAGTCGTGACATCAAAATCATCATTGCCGATAAAGTGGCTTAACATAAATTGTTTATGCGTCCAGTCCATCTTATCTTTTTGGCTAGCACGATATCGACGATTAGGACTTTTGGCGAAGTCTGCATCGGTTAACCCTAAATAGGTTTCATTGGAGACTTCATCAGCATAATCGAGCTTCAATTCGACAAGTTGGGTGTAGGATTTTGATGATAAGTCGTATTTAAATTTGGCTTGAATGTCATTCTTTTTAAAGCCAGTATCACCACCGCCATCCAGTTTTTTAAAGCCGTCAGATTGAAGGTGAACTCCTTCAACTAAATAGCCTAGCTTACCTTGAGTATCACCAAAATAACCGTGCGCTTTTTTATAACCATTACTGCCAAGGGCAACGTCGACTAAGCCTTCTTTCGCATCAGGAACATGACGAGTAGTCAGGTTAAGTGCGCCGGCTACGGTATTAGGGCCGTATTTAATAGCAGCAGGACCTTTGAACACTTCTACTGCATTGATTTTGTTCATCATTGGGAAATAATAAGCCGCTGGCGCCGAATAGGGAGCTGGACCAATCAATACCCCATCTTCCATGATGTTGATTTTTTTGCTGCGCTCAGGTGTAACACCACGAAAACCAATATTCGGACGCAGACCAAAACCGTCTTCTTCACGAATATTAACGCCAGGTACGCTGTAAAGAATGCGGTTGATGTCATCAAATTTAAATTTCTCTAGTTCTTCTTCACCAATGAGTGTGGCGGCGCCAGATTCGGTTCTAAGTTTATCGGTGTGACCTAAGATTTGAACACGCTCAATGTATTTATCACTTTTGGCTTTATCTTCAGCGAAAGCACTGTGACTGATAGAGGTCGCAATGGCAGCAGCGACTAAACCAAGTTTAAAAGTAGGTTTCATTAGTCGTTATCTCCAGCAGATGTTTTTGGTAATTCCAATGCCAAGCGATTAATAAAGTCGGTTTTAAGTTTGTCGGTGACGTTTTTTACTTTGCCATGAGTTTCGGTGACTTGATCGGAATTGTCTTGTAATGCTTTCTTTAAGCTGACTTGATAAGCTTCTGCATTAACAATGGCTTTTTGTACATCCGCCACCATGGCGTCAGCGGTATCTTTAGCACCAACGTCTTTCAAATAAGCAGTAAAACCAATACCTGACTCACCTTGTAATAAGCGGTCAAAACCACGCAAGTTATTAATGATGTGAGCCAATGATTTTTCAGCAAACTTAGATTCAACGTCTTCTGGGCAAGCTTCAGCTCCACAGGCATTGACTTGTAACCCAAGGGGCTTGCCAAGCTTGCCATCTTTGGTGGCTTTATCTAGGTAAAACATGGCATCACTTAAGCGGTTTACTGCTTCATGTTCGTTTTTAAACGGATTGCCCGTCGAGCCTGCTTCTTTCAAGGTGGGGACGTAATTATTCCATACCGTTACTAAGTTACTGGCATTATTTGCCAGATCTTTAGCGACCTCAGTGGCAAACTCACAACGGGCGATTTTCTTTTGATTGTCGGTTAAGTTAGCCCAACCATCCGGCGAGCCAGTTTTACAAGAGTGATTGAGGTTATCGTTGAACAGCAAATATTCGAGTGCGCCTAAGCCCTTTCTTGATGGTAATCGACGAGTGATATCGTAAGGGGCGCCATTAACGGTTCCAGAGCGGAAGAAGGTGACATCATAATCTACCGCACAGCTATTGATATTAGGCCATGAATAGATGCGATCTCGTAATAACTTGTCGTTATCCAGTATCGGACCGATTTGCATTAACTCTGCTTGTTGCCATACCCCCATGGCAGCTCCCCAACTGTTTTGAGCTGCTTGTTTTGCACTATCAAAAGCGGGTTGCTCAATACTGCCTGCAATCAGGGCTTTTTGTTGAGTACAAAATTGCGCGACATCTGTAGAGTGTGCTTTGGCTTTCTCGTTAAATTGAGTGAACGTCGGTGTGATCACTTTATCCACTAAATTGGCAATTAACGCTTTTTCGTTGAAATCAGTGTTATTGGTAGGAGGCTTATTAAAGTCTTTTCCTGAAGAACTAGAAGTACTTTCACCACAGCCAATGAGCGTTGTCGCTGCAAGTGCGAGCATCAGTTTGGATAACAGAGGTTTGCGATTCATTGGAGTAACCTTTTGTAGCGTTTAAAAACAGCAAAGCTTGGCATATAGCCAAGCTTTTGTTTTATTAAGTATTTTTGTTTTTATTACCAGTTTTTAACATTGTCAGCATCAAACGTTAGTGCTTGCTGAATAATGTTACGTGCTTCAAGAAGCTTAGCTTTGTAAGCGTCTCTTTCAGCTACAGTGAGAACCGGTTTAGTGCCCATTTTCTCGTGGATCATGGCAAATTGCTCATCGCTAATCTTCGAATATGGGTTGAACTGTAGACCTAATGCGAATCCTTTCATTTCTGACCAGTGCTTAGCTAAATCAGCGTGCTTGAAATCATCAGTGCCTAACTTGTCTAGATCCGCAATTGAGTCATTGATGTAGTGAACAACCGTTGCTGCAATTGCTCTTTCCCAGCCATCAACAGCCACATCACGATGCGCTTTTAGCTTAGTCATTTGCTCTGTAGTCAGTGCTGACTTCACGTTATCGTTGATGATTTTACGTCCAGCAAGGAAAGCTTCCATTGTGGTTTTCGTGAAATCAGTAGGCTTGGCATTGTCTTTTGTGCCACGGTCACGTTTAGCCGCATTAACCGATTGACCATAGTTGATTTCAGATAGTAAATCGATTTTTCCGTCTTTATTGGTATCGTGTTTACCGTTCCAGTCAGCACGACCATCAGCTGCAGTTTTTACTTTGCCAGCGATTTCGTTATCGTTGTATTCAAGGTAATCACGAGCTGCACCGAAGTAACCAAAGCCTTCGTCAAACTGGTGCTCAAGGTTAGTGTAAGCTTTACCTGCTTTCGCCTCTTTAGTGTTATCTGTAGTTAGACCTTTACCATCGGTCTCATGACC is a window encoding:
- a CDS encoding sterol desaturase family protein, producing MMEFLTSNFKELSLYLFDPNKRIYWGYIVSAILLALPVFFFTLKQTAEKASIFGFLRFLFPKHIYLATSAKHDYALLVLNKLLKAALFPAIVLTMVPVALGVSDTLEWVLGTHEPLMTSEVGIMVVFTLLLFIFDDFTRFYLHYLLHRIPFLWEFHKVHHSAKVLTPFTIYRSHPVESYLYACRMALTQGFVVGLCYYLFGPSLKMYDIVGANIFVFAFNIMGSNLRHSHIWLSWGDKVENWFISPAQHQVHHSANPKHFDTNLGSALSIWDRLNRSLIKASEITSPLKLGIGKQYQQHETLWGIYINPFIQAGLKLKSLLPSRVKN
- a CDS encoding imelysin family protein, which produces MNRKPLLSKLMLALAATTLIGCGESTSSSSGKDFNKPPTNNTDFNEKALIANLVDKVITPTFTQFNEKAKAHSTDVAQFCTQQKALIAGSIEQPAFDSAKQAAQNSWGAAMGVWQQAELMQIGPILDNDKLLRDRIYSWPNINSCAVDYDVTFFRSGTVNGAPYDITRRLPSRKGLGALEYLLFNDNLNHSCKTGSPDGWANLTDNQKKIARCEFATEVAKDLANNASNLVTVWNNYVPTLKEAGSTGNPFKNEHEAVNRLSDAMFYLDKATKDGKLGKPLGLQVNACGAEACPEDVESKFAEKSLAHIINNLRGFDRLLQGESGIGFTAYLKDVGAKDTADAMVADVQKAIVNAEAYQVSLKKALQDNSDQVTETHGKVKNVTDKLKTDFINRLALELPKTSAGDND
- a CDS encoding TonB-dependent receptor family protein, translated to MKPTFKLGLVAAAIATSISHSAFAEDKAKSDKYIERVQILGHTDKLRTESGAATLIGEEELEKFKFDDINRILYSVPGVNIREEDGFGLRPNIGFRGVTPERSKKINIMEDGVLIGPAPYSAPAAYYFPMMNKINAVEVFKGPAAIKYGPNTVAGALNLTTRHVPDAKEGLVDVALGSNGYKKAHGYFGDTQGKLGYLVEGVHLQSDGFKKLDGGGDTGFKKNDIQAKFKYDLSSKSYTQLVELKLDYADEVSNETYLGLTDADFAKSPNRRYRASQKDKMDWTHKQFMLSHFIGNDDFDVTTRVYRNDFERSWFKVNGFGGGIKPDRVLADPTGNDTNQRLYQVLTGDKDTQDSSEVIILGDNARTFFSQGVQSELYWYTELFGLDHTFNVGARFHQDQIKRRHTEDGFLMKSGNLVSDGNETKATTSNLEKTDAISVFFVDTVKYNDLSLTFGVRGEFIDSLYQNQAPNKQGDWQKKSTRIWLPSFSGFYELSKQSGILFGIHEGFVPTSPRQEPNIKPESSLNYELGYRFNNGKVEIEAVAFYHDFKRLIETCSFSACGNDSNIQFNSSNAEVRGLELQGKYTLAMTDSIDFPVSVTYTYTHGEFTQGFDSAFNQWGNIKKGDPLPYLPENQLTLNLGLVANDWQANLITRYVGKMHEASGTGVTLSGVETKALTVADFSASYQLHENGSVYLKVDNVFGKQEIVSRRPYGARPSKPRQGFVGYQYQF